The DNA sequence CTCGCCGGCGGCTGACTCGCTGGCCGGCAGCCCGGTGAGCCGGACCCCCGGCGCGACAGCCCGCCCGGGGTCCGGCGCCGGTGTTAACCGCCGGCAGGACGGGTCAGGTCGTGCGTCCGGTGGCGAGGTCGTATTCGGTGTGGAAGCTCCTCGGCCCCACGACGCTGGGCTCCGGGCCGGTACAGATGGTCGCGAGCTCATCCTCGGTCATCGCCTCGCCGCGGGTGCGGAACCCACCGAGGTGATCGGGGACCTCCACCGTGCCGGTGAAGTCCACGAGGCGCCAGGTCTTGTTGGTCCACATGCCGCTCTTCAGCTTGACCAGGATGTTGCCCGAGACCTGCTGCAGCTTGGGGCTGCGGTCGAGCGCCGGAGCTTTGGTCGAGGTTGACCGACTCTTTGCCGGAGTGCATCCGGGCTGCGAGGCGAGTCGGGCGGTAACAGCACAGTCTTGCGCTGCACACCCTCGCTGCTGGGATACGCGAACGTGGCCACGACTGCCTGCCGCTCGGTGCCGCACGGTTTGACAACGTCTCCTAGCGTCACGGGGACGTCAAAGATCACCTGAGCCGGCGGCTCTCCACTGTCGTGGTTCGGGTGCGCAGACCCAGTCGCAAACAGAGCCGGAAACGAGGACAGGATGGCCAACAGGAAACTCGGTGCCGCAGTTGCCCAGATCGCCGTTCTCGGCGTTCTCGGGCTCATCGCCACAGGCTGTTCGTCGACGGAGGAGACGCCGTCGTCGAGCGTCGACGAAACAACGGCGCCATCGCAGGCCGACGAACCGGCCGACGGCGCCGATGCCGGCGGTGACACCAGCACCGCGGCGGCGGATCCACTCCCGTTCACCGAGGAACTCAACGGCCGCAGGCTCACCGTCGAATCGTTCGGTACATCCGCCGCTGCCACCTCGTTTTGGGAGGTCGGCGAGGGCAACGAGGTGCTGTACCTCCAGGTGAAGATCGAGAACGTCGACGCCGACCCCTGGGAGTCGAACGTCGTGCAGTTCTTCCTCTTCGACGAGTCGGACGAGACCTACGCACCGTCCTTCTACGACGCCGAGGTCGGGGAAGCTCCGGAAGCGGTCACCCTCGCCCCCGGTGATTCGGTCGAGGGGTACGTCCCGTTCGAGGTCCCGGCCGGCACCACCGGTCTGCGCCTGGAGTACGCGGTCGACCTGAGCCAGAACGCGGTTATCGACGTACAGCTGAACTGACGTACCGGCCGGGTGGCGCCGGTACGCGTGTCGGCTGTCCCGGCCTGCTGTTGGTTAGCTAGGGTGTCGAACACACGTACGTGTGGCGGTGGTGTCGGCTGGGGGAGGATCGGCGGTGCGGGTGCTCGGTGTCGACCCGGGGTTGACCCGGTGCGGAGTCGGCGTGGTGGAGGGCGTGCCGGGCCGGCCGTGCCGACTGGTCGCGTACCACGTGGTGCAGACCGACCCGGGCGACGACCTGCCGGACCGACTGCTGCACCTCGACGAGCGGCTGACCGCGCTGGTCGCCGAGCATCAGCCGCACAGCGTGGCGGTCGAGCGGGTGTTCAGCCAGCACAACGTGCGTACCGTGATGGGCACCGCGCAGGCCAGCGCGGTGGCCGTGCTGGCCGGCGCGCGGGCCGGGCTGCCGGTGCGGACCTACACCCCGAGTGAGGTGAAGGCGGCGGTGACCGGTTCCGGCCAGGCCGACAAGGCCCAGGTGACCGCGATGGTCACCCGGCTGCTGCGGCTGGACCGCCCGCCGCGCCCGGCGGACGCCGCCGACGCGCTCGCCCTGGCGATCTGCCACATCTGGCGAGGTGGTACGCATGACCGGCTGGCCGCCGCACAGCGGGCGGCGCGGAGCGGAGGTGCCTGATGATCGCGAGTCTGCGCGGGGTGGTGCTGGCGGTCGCGCCGGACAGCGCGGTGATCGAGGTCGGCGGGGTCGGCCTGGCGGTGCACTGCGCCCCGGGCACCTTGGCCAACCTGCGCCCCGGCAGCCCGGCCCGGCTGGCCACCAGCCTGGTGGTCCGCGAGGACTCGCTCACCCTGTACGGCTTCGCCGACGACGACGAGAAGCAACTGTTCGAGCTGCTGCAGACGGCCAGCGGGGTCGGGCCCCGGCTGGCGCAGGCGGTGCTGTCGGTGCTCACCCCGGACGCCGTGCGCAAGGCGATCGCGAATGCCGACACGGCGGCGCTCACCCGGGTGCCGGGGATCGGCAAGAAGGGCGCCGAGCGGCTGGTGCTGGAGTTGCGGGACCGGGTCGGGCCGGTGCCGGTGGGTGCCGACGGCGCGGCCGGGGTGACCGCCGGGGCCTGGCCGGAACAGGTCCGGCAGGCGTTGGTCGGGTTGGGCTGGACCGCCGGGCAGGCCGACCAGGCGGTGGCCGCAGTGGCGGAGAGCCTGGACGGCCCGCCGCCGCCGGTCCCGGTACTGCTCAAGCAGGCGATCAGGCTGTTGGGTAAGAGCCGGTGAGTGGCGACGTCGAGGGCCTGGTGTCGGCGTACGCCAGCGACGCCGAGCGCGACGCGGAGGTCAGCGTCCGGCCGCGCCGGCTGGCCGAGTTCATCGCCCAGCACCGGGTCCGCGACCAGCTGGACCTGCTGCTGCGGGGCGCGATGGGCCGGGGCGCGCCGCCGGACCACATTTTGCTCAGCGGCCCGCCGGGGCTGGGCAAGACGACGCTGGCCAACATCGTCGCCGCCGAGCTGGGCTCGG is a window from the Solwaraspora sp. WMMD792 genome containing:
- the ruvC gene encoding crossover junction endodeoxyribonuclease RuvC, which translates into the protein MRVLGVDPGLTRCGVGVVEGVPGRPCRLVAYHVVQTDPGDDLPDRLLHLDERLTALVAEHQPHSVAVERVFSQHNVRTVMGTAQASAVAVLAGARAGLPVRTYTPSEVKAAVTGSGQADKAQVTAMVTRLLRLDRPPRPADAADALALAICHIWRGGTHDRLAAAQRAARSGGA
- a CDS encoding DUF4352 domain-containing protein, with protein sequence MANRKLGAAVAQIAVLGVLGLIATGCSSTEETPSSSVDETTAPSQADEPADGADAGGDTSTAAADPLPFTEELNGRRLTVESFGTSAAATSFWEVGEGNEVLYLQVKIENVDADPWESNVVQFFLFDESDETYAPSFYDAEVGEAPEAVTLAPGDSVEGYVPFEVPAGTTGLRLEYAVDLSQNAVIDVQLN
- the ruvA gene encoding Holliday junction branch migration protein RuvA; this translates as MIASLRGVVLAVAPDSAVIEVGGVGLAVHCAPGTLANLRPGSPARLATSLVVREDSLTLYGFADDDEKQLFELLQTASGVGPRLAQAVLSVLTPDAVRKAIANADTAALTRVPGIGKKGAERLVLELRDRVGPVPVGADGAAGVTAGAWPEQVRQALVGLGWTAGQADQAVAAVAESLDGPPPPVPVLLKQAIRLLGKSR